From the Prunus dulcis chromosome 4, ALMONDv2, whole genome shotgun sequence genome, one window contains:
- the LOC117624860 gene encoding polyadenylate-binding protein RBP45C, giving the protein MQQPSGGVVPQQIPSDPQQQYQQQPPQQWMMMPPRQQGQAPPAQAGWAQPAPQQQYATTQNPGPDEIRSLWIGDLLPWMDENYILSCFGPTGEAVTAKVIRNKQTALPEGYGFIEFRSRSAAEQILQQYNGTLMPNTEQNFRLNWATLGAGERRQDDGPDFTVFVGDLAADVTDYLLQETFRAAYHSVKGAKVVTDRTTGRSKGYGFVRFGDEGEQLRAMTEMNGQYCSTRPMRIGPAATKKPASGGQQYQKASYPSTQGNPGEADPNNTTIFVGGLDPSVNDDMLRQVFSQFGELVHVKIPVGKRCGFVQFGNRSCAEQALGTLNGTQLGGQSIRLSWGRSPTSKQNQPDQAQWNGGGGGYYGYPQGYDAYTYAPPAQDPNLYYGGYHGYGNYQQPGAYQQQQQ; this is encoded by the exons ATGCAGCAGCCATCAGGAGGAGTGGTCCCACAACAGATTCCGTCAGATCCGCAGCAGCAATACCAGCAGCAGCCGCCGCAGCAGTGGATGATGATGCCGCCGCGGCAGCAGGGCCAAGCCCCTCCGGCACAGGCTGGGTGGGCCCAGCCGGCACCTCAGCAGCAGTACGCGACCACACAGAATCCTGGCCCCGATGAGATCCGCTCGCTCTGGATCGGTGACTTGTTGCCGTGGATGGACGAGAACTACATCCTCAGCTGTTTTGGTCCCACCGGAGAG GCTGTGACTGCAAAGGTTATCCGTAATAAGCAGACGGCTTTGCCAGAAGGTTATGGCTTTATCGAGTTTAGGTCTCGCAGTGCGGCTGAGCAGATCTTGCAGCAATACAATGGAACACTGATGCCCAACACAGAGCAGAATTTCCGACTGAATTGGGCAACCCTAGGTGCTGGCGAGAGGCGACAGGACGATGGTCCAGATTTTACAGTTTTTGTAGGGGATTTGGCTGCTGATGTGACTGATTACCTCCTTCAAGAGACATTTAGAGCCGCTTATCACTCTGTTAAGGGTGCAAAAGTTGTCACTGATAGGACCACTGGACGCTCCAAGGGATATGGTTTTGTTAGGTTTGGTGATGAAGGTGAGCAATTGCGAGCCATGACTGAGATGAATGGTCAGTATTGCTCTACCAGGCCCATGCGGATTGGCCCTGCTGCTACTAAGAAACCAGCTAGTGGTGGACAGCAATACCAGAAAG cTTCCTACCCAAGTACTCAAGGAAATCCAGGCGAGGCTGATCCAAATAATACAACA ATATTTGTTGGGGGTTTGGATCCCTCTGTCAATGATGACATGTTGAGACAAGTCTTCAGCCAGTTTGGTGAGCTAGTTCATGTGAAAATACCAGTAGGCAAGCGTTGTGGTTTTGTTCAATTTGGTAATAG ATCTTGTGCAGAGCAAGCATTGGGAACGTTGAATGGAACCCAATTAGGAGGACAAAGTATTAGACTTTCATGGGGCCGCAGTCCTACAAGCAAACAG AACCAACCAGATCAGGCACAGTGGAatggcggtggtggtggataTTATGGATATCCACAAGGATATGATGCGTATACATATGCACCTCCTGCCCAAGACCCTAACCTGTATTATGGAGGCTATCATGGATATGGAAATTACCAGCAGCCTGGTGCTTACCAACAGCAACAGCAG TGA
- the LOC117626614 gene encoding uncharacterized protein LOC117626614 isoform X5, translated as MGCRNREFTDDETVSSSSLSEALLFATMCIIGLPVDVHVKDGSVYSGIFYTASVENEYGIVLKKARMTKKGKSDANVGNGTLIDTLVILSGDLVQVVAKGVLLPAADIAGNMAGDKTEAVTGTVPSDVCIKNDAKKPIESAINKKKLNGVRGPMQNGNGLAHGVTSTGAGKEHEGRNLPLKHGGNTMEVEHGKGEGMNLSEADKVNDKKMTSKRLPSGVSCDPVTVIVNSDNQCCERTTSADISSDVVSSGVSTSFNPAADASCRRLVATSTEMVHPQGPEFNRSAKEFKLNPGAKTFSPSFTKPITSTPPSVPTVVSMGYIPNNSPVVAVPAAQPEVGSNPFPSRSSVPVKVVPYNNFTNGHGGSGSQFSQPIVGHVGSRVQTLRYPVQAGPTYVHPNSQAVMVGRFGQVVYMHPVSQDLVQGATAMSALPARPVLTPHQVQFPKHQGPAAAQAFQLCVPPPFMATGQQPFPIAKTHPLFATSLPF; from the exons atgggTTGCAGAAACAGAGAGTTCACAGACGACGAGActgtctcttcttcttcattaaGTGAGGCCTTGCTTTTTGCCACCATGTGCATCATTGGTCTCCCAGTCGATGTTCACGTCAAGGACGGCTCTGTCTATTCTGGAATATTCTACACCGCCTCTGTGGAGAACGAATACG GTATTGTTCTGAAGAAAGCAAGGATGACTAAAAAGGGAAAGAGTGATGCTAATGTAGGAAATGGGACATTGATTGACACTCTAGTAATTCTCTCAGGTGACCTTGTTCAAGTTGTTGCTAAG GGAGTTTTGCTTCCAGCGGCTGATATTGCTGGAAATATGGCTGGTGACAAAACTGAAGCTGTTACGGGTACTGTTCCTTCTGATGTTTGTATAAAGAATGATGCGAAGAAGCCAATTGAGTCTGCCataaataagaagaaattGAACGGTGTGAG GGGCCCAATGCAAAATGGCAATGGACTTGCTCATGGCGTCACCTCCACAGGAGCTGGAAAGGAACATGAAGGGAGGAATTTGCCACTGAAACATGGTGGGAATACCATGGAAGTTGAACATGGGAAAGGTGAAGGGATGAACTTATCAGAG GCTGATAAAGTCAATGATAAAAAGATGACATCAAAGCGATTGCCTTCCGGAGTATCTTGTGATCCTGTTACTGTAATTGTTAATTCAGACAATCAATGCTGTGAAAGGACAACTTCAGCAGACATTTCTTCTGATGTTGTTTCTTCAGGTGTCTCAACTTCATTTAATCCAGCTGCAGATGCTTCTTGTCGACGTTTGGTGGCAACATCAACTGAAATGGTCCATCCTCAGGGTCCAGAATTTAATAGAAGTGCCAAG GAATTTAAGCTCAACCCAGGAGCAAAAACATTCTCTCCATCTTTTACAAAGCCCATAACATCAACCCCTCCTTCGGTGCCAACAGTGGTGAGCATGGGTTATATACCAAACAACTCCCCCGTGGTAGCTGTTCCTGCTGCTCAGCCAGAAGTCGGATCAAATCCTTTCCCATCTCGTTCATCTGTGCCTGTTAAGGTGGTCCCGTACAATAATTTCACCAATGGACATGGTGGCAGTGGTTCTCAATTTTCACAACCT ATTGTTGGACACGTGGGAAGCAGGGTGCAGACGCTTAGGTATCCTGTTCAGGCTGGACCTACCTATGTGCATCCAAATTCTCAAGCT GTTATGGTTGGACGGTTCGGGCAGGTTGTATACATGCATCCAGTTTCTCAA GATTTGGTTCAGGGTGCAACGGCTATGTCAGCACTGCCCGCTCGTCCTGTGTTGACCCCACATCAGGTCCAGTTTCCGAAGCACCAGG GACCTGCAGCAGCCCAAGCTTTTCAGCTGTGTGTGCCTCCGCCGTTCATGGCTACTGGACAGCAGCCTTTCCCCATTGCCAAGACACATCCCCTTTTTGCAACCTCCCTTCCCTTCTAA
- the LOC117626614 gene encoding uncharacterized protein LOC117626614 isoform X4: MGCRNREFTDDETVSSSSLSEALLFATMCIIGLPVDVHVKDGSVYSGIFYTASVENEYGIVLKKARMTKKGKSDANVGNGTLIDTLVILSGDLVQVVAKGVLLPAADIAGNMAGDKTEAVTGTVPSDVCIKNDAKKPIESAINKKKLNGVSRGPMQNGNGLAHGVTSTGAGKEHEGRNLPLKHGGNTMEVEHGKGEGMNLSEADKVNDKKMTSKRLPSGVSCDPVTVIVNSDNQCCERTTSADISSDVVSSGVSTSFNPAADASCRRLVATSTEMVHPQGPEFNRSAKEFKLNPGAKTFSPSFTKPITSTPPSVPTVVSMGYIPNNSPVVAVPAAQPEVGSNPFPSRSSVPVKVVPYNNFTNGHGGSGSQFSQPIVGHVGSRVQTLRYPVQAGPTYVHPNSQAVMVGRFGQVVYMHPVSQDLVQGATAMSALPARPVLTPHQVQFPKHQGPAAAQAFQLCVPPPFMATGQQPFPIAKTHPLFATSLPF; encoded by the exons atgggTTGCAGAAACAGAGAGTTCACAGACGACGAGActgtctcttcttcttcattaaGTGAGGCCTTGCTTTTTGCCACCATGTGCATCATTGGTCTCCCAGTCGATGTTCACGTCAAGGACGGCTCTGTCTATTCTGGAATATTCTACACCGCCTCTGTGGAGAACGAATACG GTATTGTTCTGAAGAAAGCAAGGATGACTAAAAAGGGAAAGAGTGATGCTAATGTAGGAAATGGGACATTGATTGACACTCTAGTAATTCTCTCAGGTGACCTTGTTCAAGTTGTTGCTAAG GGAGTTTTGCTTCCAGCGGCTGATATTGCTGGAAATATGGCTGGTGACAAAACTGAAGCTGTTACGGGTACTGTTCCTTCTGATGTTTGTATAAAGAATGATGCGAAGAAGCCAATTGAGTCTGCCataaataagaagaaattGAACGGTGTGAG CAGGGGCCCAATGCAAAATGGCAATGGACTTGCTCATGGCGTCACCTCCACAGGAGCTGGAAAGGAACATGAAGGGAGGAATTTGCCACTGAAACATGGTGGGAATACCATGGAAGTTGAACATGGGAAAGGTGAAGGGATGAACTTATCAGAG GCTGATAAAGTCAATGATAAAAAGATGACATCAAAGCGATTGCCTTCCGGAGTATCTTGTGATCCTGTTACTGTAATTGTTAATTCAGACAATCAATGCTGTGAAAGGACAACTTCAGCAGACATTTCTTCTGATGTTGTTTCTTCAGGTGTCTCAACTTCATTTAATCCAGCTGCAGATGCTTCTTGTCGACGTTTGGTGGCAACATCAACTGAAATGGTCCATCCTCAGGGTCCAGAATTTAATAGAAGTGCCAAG GAATTTAAGCTCAACCCAGGAGCAAAAACATTCTCTCCATCTTTTACAAAGCCCATAACATCAACCCCTCCTTCGGTGCCAACAGTGGTGAGCATGGGTTATATACCAAACAACTCCCCCGTGGTAGCTGTTCCTGCTGCTCAGCCAGAAGTCGGATCAAATCCTTTCCCATCTCGTTCATCTGTGCCTGTTAAGGTGGTCCCGTACAATAATTTCACCAATGGACATGGTGGCAGTGGTTCTCAATTTTCACAACCT ATTGTTGGACACGTGGGAAGCAGGGTGCAGACGCTTAGGTATCCTGTTCAGGCTGGACCTACCTATGTGCATCCAAATTCTCAAGCT GTTATGGTTGGACGGTTCGGGCAGGTTGTATACATGCATCCAGTTTCTCAA GATTTGGTTCAGGGTGCAACGGCTATGTCAGCACTGCCCGCTCGTCCTGTGTTGACCCCACATCAGGTCCAGTTTCCGAAGCACCAGG GACCTGCAGCAGCCCAAGCTTTTCAGCTGTGTGTGCCTCCGCCGTTCATGGCTACTGGACAGCAGCCTTTCCCCATTGCCAAGACACATCCCCTTTTTGCAACCTCCCTTCCCTTCTAA
- the LOC117626614 gene encoding uncharacterized protein LOC117626614 isoform X1 — translation MGCRNREFTDDETVSSSSLSEALLFATMCIIGLPVDVHVKDGSVYSGIFYTASVENEYGIVLKKARMTKKGKSDANVGNGTLIDTLVILSGDLVQVVAKGVLLPAADIAGNMAGDKTEAVTGTVPSDVCIKNDAKKPIESAINKKKLNGVSRGPMQNGNGLAHGVTSTGAGKEHEGRNLPLKHGGNTMEVEHGKGEGMNLSECKMLLQADKVNDKKMTSKRLPSGVSCDPVTVIVNSDNQCCERTTSADISSDVVSSGVSTSFNPAADASCRRLVATSTEMVHPQGPEFNRSAKEFKLNPGAKTFSPSFTKPITSTPPSVPTVVSMGYIPNNSPVVAVPAAQPEVGSNPFPSRSSVPVKVVPYNNFTNGHGGSGSQFSQPIVGHVGSRVQTLRYPVQAGPTYVHPNSQAVMVGRFGQVVYMHPVSQDLVQGATAMSALPARPVLTPHQVQFPKHQGPAAAQAFQLCVPPPFMATGQQPFPIAKTHPLFATSLPF, via the exons atgggTTGCAGAAACAGAGAGTTCACAGACGACGAGActgtctcttcttcttcattaaGTGAGGCCTTGCTTTTTGCCACCATGTGCATCATTGGTCTCCCAGTCGATGTTCACGTCAAGGACGGCTCTGTCTATTCTGGAATATTCTACACCGCCTCTGTGGAGAACGAATACG GTATTGTTCTGAAGAAAGCAAGGATGACTAAAAAGGGAAAGAGTGATGCTAATGTAGGAAATGGGACATTGATTGACACTCTAGTAATTCTCTCAGGTGACCTTGTTCAAGTTGTTGCTAAG GGAGTTTTGCTTCCAGCGGCTGATATTGCTGGAAATATGGCTGGTGACAAAACTGAAGCTGTTACGGGTACTGTTCCTTCTGATGTTTGTATAAAGAATGATGCGAAGAAGCCAATTGAGTCTGCCataaataagaagaaattGAACGGTGTGAG CAGGGGCCCAATGCAAAATGGCAATGGACTTGCTCATGGCGTCACCTCCACAGGAGCTGGAAAGGAACATGAAGGGAGGAATTTGCCACTGAAACATGGTGGGAATACCATGGAAGTTGAACATGGGAAAGGTGAAGGGATGAACTTATCAGAG TGCAAAATGCTTCTGCAGGCTGATAAAGTCAATGATAAAAAGATGACATCAAAGCGATTGCCTTCCGGAGTATCTTGTGATCCTGTTACTGTAATTGTTAATTCAGACAATCAATGCTGTGAAAGGACAACTTCAGCAGACATTTCTTCTGATGTTGTTTCTTCAGGTGTCTCAACTTCATTTAATCCAGCTGCAGATGCTTCTTGTCGACGTTTGGTGGCAACATCAACTGAAATGGTCCATCCTCAGGGTCCAGAATTTAATAGAAGTGCCAAG GAATTTAAGCTCAACCCAGGAGCAAAAACATTCTCTCCATCTTTTACAAAGCCCATAACATCAACCCCTCCTTCGGTGCCAACAGTGGTGAGCATGGGTTATATACCAAACAACTCCCCCGTGGTAGCTGTTCCTGCTGCTCAGCCAGAAGTCGGATCAAATCCTTTCCCATCTCGTTCATCTGTGCCTGTTAAGGTGGTCCCGTACAATAATTTCACCAATGGACATGGTGGCAGTGGTTCTCAATTTTCACAACCT ATTGTTGGACACGTGGGAAGCAGGGTGCAGACGCTTAGGTATCCTGTTCAGGCTGGACCTACCTATGTGCATCCAAATTCTCAAGCT GTTATGGTTGGACGGTTCGGGCAGGTTGTATACATGCATCCAGTTTCTCAA GATTTGGTTCAGGGTGCAACGGCTATGTCAGCACTGCCCGCTCGTCCTGTGTTGACCCCACATCAGGTCCAGTTTCCGAAGCACCAGG GACCTGCAGCAGCCCAAGCTTTTCAGCTGTGTGTGCCTCCGCCGTTCATGGCTACTGGACAGCAGCCTTTCCCCATTGCCAAGACACATCCCCTTTTTGCAACCTCCCTTCCCTTCTAA
- the LOC117626614 gene encoding uncharacterized protein LOC117626614 isoform X2, translating to MGCRNREFTDDETVSSSSLSEALLFATMCIIGLPVDVHVKDGSVYSGIFYTASVENEYGIVLKKARMTKKGKSDANVGNGTLIDTLVILSGDLVQVVAKGVLLPAADIAGNMAGDKTEAVTGTVPSDVCIKNDAKKPIESAINKKKLNGVRGPMQNGNGLAHGVTSTGAGKEHEGRNLPLKHGGNTMEVEHGKGEGMNLSECKMLLQADKVNDKKMTSKRLPSGVSCDPVTVIVNSDNQCCERTTSADISSDVVSSGVSTSFNPAADASCRRLVATSTEMVHPQGPEFNRSAKEFKLNPGAKTFSPSFTKPITSTPPSVPTVVSMGYIPNNSPVVAVPAAQPEVGSNPFPSRSSVPVKVVPYNNFTNGHGGSGSQFSQPIVGHVGSRVQTLRYPVQAGPTYVHPNSQAVMVGRFGQVVYMHPVSQDLVQGATAMSALPARPVLTPHQVQFPKHQGPAAAQAFQLCVPPPFMATGQQPFPIAKTHPLFATSLPF from the exons atgggTTGCAGAAACAGAGAGTTCACAGACGACGAGActgtctcttcttcttcattaaGTGAGGCCTTGCTTTTTGCCACCATGTGCATCATTGGTCTCCCAGTCGATGTTCACGTCAAGGACGGCTCTGTCTATTCTGGAATATTCTACACCGCCTCTGTGGAGAACGAATACG GTATTGTTCTGAAGAAAGCAAGGATGACTAAAAAGGGAAAGAGTGATGCTAATGTAGGAAATGGGACATTGATTGACACTCTAGTAATTCTCTCAGGTGACCTTGTTCAAGTTGTTGCTAAG GGAGTTTTGCTTCCAGCGGCTGATATTGCTGGAAATATGGCTGGTGACAAAACTGAAGCTGTTACGGGTACTGTTCCTTCTGATGTTTGTATAAAGAATGATGCGAAGAAGCCAATTGAGTCTGCCataaataagaagaaattGAACGGTGTGAG GGGCCCAATGCAAAATGGCAATGGACTTGCTCATGGCGTCACCTCCACAGGAGCTGGAAAGGAACATGAAGGGAGGAATTTGCCACTGAAACATGGTGGGAATACCATGGAAGTTGAACATGGGAAAGGTGAAGGGATGAACTTATCAGAG TGCAAAATGCTTCTGCAGGCTGATAAAGTCAATGATAAAAAGATGACATCAAAGCGATTGCCTTCCGGAGTATCTTGTGATCCTGTTACTGTAATTGTTAATTCAGACAATCAATGCTGTGAAAGGACAACTTCAGCAGACATTTCTTCTGATGTTGTTTCTTCAGGTGTCTCAACTTCATTTAATCCAGCTGCAGATGCTTCTTGTCGACGTTTGGTGGCAACATCAACTGAAATGGTCCATCCTCAGGGTCCAGAATTTAATAGAAGTGCCAAG GAATTTAAGCTCAACCCAGGAGCAAAAACATTCTCTCCATCTTTTACAAAGCCCATAACATCAACCCCTCCTTCGGTGCCAACAGTGGTGAGCATGGGTTATATACCAAACAACTCCCCCGTGGTAGCTGTTCCTGCTGCTCAGCCAGAAGTCGGATCAAATCCTTTCCCATCTCGTTCATCTGTGCCTGTTAAGGTGGTCCCGTACAATAATTTCACCAATGGACATGGTGGCAGTGGTTCTCAATTTTCACAACCT ATTGTTGGACACGTGGGAAGCAGGGTGCAGACGCTTAGGTATCCTGTTCAGGCTGGACCTACCTATGTGCATCCAAATTCTCAAGCT GTTATGGTTGGACGGTTCGGGCAGGTTGTATACATGCATCCAGTTTCTCAA GATTTGGTTCAGGGTGCAACGGCTATGTCAGCACTGCCCGCTCGTCCTGTGTTGACCCCACATCAGGTCCAGTTTCCGAAGCACCAGG GACCTGCAGCAGCCCAAGCTTTTCAGCTGTGTGTGCCTCCGCCGTTCATGGCTACTGGACAGCAGCCTTTCCCCATTGCCAAGACACATCCCCTTTTTGCAACCTCCCTTCCCTTCTAA
- the LOC117626614 gene encoding uncharacterized protein LOC117626614 isoform X3 — MGCRNREFTDDETVSSSSLSEALLFATMCIIGLPVDVHVKDGSVYSGIFYTASVENEYGIVLKKARMTKKGKSDANVGNGTLIDTLVILSGDLVQVVAKGVLLPAADIAGNMAGDKTEAVTGTVPSDVCIKNDAKKPIESAINKKKLNGVSRGPMQNGNGLAHGVTSTGAGKEHEGRNLPLKHGGNTMEVEHGKGEGMNLSECKMLLQADKVNDKKMTSKRLPSGVSCDPVTVIVNSDNQCCERTTSADISSDVVSSGVSTSFNPAADASCRRLVATSTEMVHPQGPEFNRSAKEFKLNPGAKTFSPSFTKPITSTPPSVPTVVSMGYIPNNSPVVAVPAAQPEVGSNPFPSRSSVPVKVVPYNNFTNGHGGSGSQFSQPIVGHVGSRVQTLRYPVQAGPTYVHPNSQAVMVGRFGQVVYMHPVSQGATAMSALPARPVLTPHQVQFPKHQGPAAAQAFQLCVPPPFMATGQQPFPIAKTHPLFATSLPF; from the exons atgggTTGCAGAAACAGAGAGTTCACAGACGACGAGActgtctcttcttcttcattaaGTGAGGCCTTGCTTTTTGCCACCATGTGCATCATTGGTCTCCCAGTCGATGTTCACGTCAAGGACGGCTCTGTCTATTCTGGAATATTCTACACCGCCTCTGTGGAGAACGAATACG GTATTGTTCTGAAGAAAGCAAGGATGACTAAAAAGGGAAAGAGTGATGCTAATGTAGGAAATGGGACATTGATTGACACTCTAGTAATTCTCTCAGGTGACCTTGTTCAAGTTGTTGCTAAG GGAGTTTTGCTTCCAGCGGCTGATATTGCTGGAAATATGGCTGGTGACAAAACTGAAGCTGTTACGGGTACTGTTCCTTCTGATGTTTGTATAAAGAATGATGCGAAGAAGCCAATTGAGTCTGCCataaataagaagaaattGAACGGTGTGAG CAGGGGCCCAATGCAAAATGGCAATGGACTTGCTCATGGCGTCACCTCCACAGGAGCTGGAAAGGAACATGAAGGGAGGAATTTGCCACTGAAACATGGTGGGAATACCATGGAAGTTGAACATGGGAAAGGTGAAGGGATGAACTTATCAGAG TGCAAAATGCTTCTGCAGGCTGATAAAGTCAATGATAAAAAGATGACATCAAAGCGATTGCCTTCCGGAGTATCTTGTGATCCTGTTACTGTAATTGTTAATTCAGACAATCAATGCTGTGAAAGGACAACTTCAGCAGACATTTCTTCTGATGTTGTTTCTTCAGGTGTCTCAACTTCATTTAATCCAGCTGCAGATGCTTCTTGTCGACGTTTGGTGGCAACATCAACTGAAATGGTCCATCCTCAGGGTCCAGAATTTAATAGAAGTGCCAAG GAATTTAAGCTCAACCCAGGAGCAAAAACATTCTCTCCATCTTTTACAAAGCCCATAACATCAACCCCTCCTTCGGTGCCAACAGTGGTGAGCATGGGTTATATACCAAACAACTCCCCCGTGGTAGCTGTTCCTGCTGCTCAGCCAGAAGTCGGATCAAATCCTTTCCCATCTCGTTCATCTGTGCCTGTTAAGGTGGTCCCGTACAATAATTTCACCAATGGACATGGTGGCAGTGGTTCTCAATTTTCACAACCT ATTGTTGGACACGTGGGAAGCAGGGTGCAGACGCTTAGGTATCCTGTTCAGGCTGGACCTACCTATGTGCATCCAAATTCTCAAGCT GTTATGGTTGGACGGTTCGGGCAGGTTGTATACATGCATCCAGTTTCTCAA GGTGCAACGGCTATGTCAGCACTGCCCGCTCGTCCTGTGTTGACCCCACATCAGGTCCAGTTTCCGAAGCACCAGG GACCTGCAGCAGCCCAAGCTTTTCAGCTGTGTGTGCCTCCGCCGTTCATGGCTACTGGACAGCAGCCTTTCCCCATTGCCAAGACACATCCCCTTTTTGCAACCTCCCTTCCCTTCTAA